A region from the Clavibacter sp. A6099 genome encodes:
- a CDS encoding TetR/AcrR family transcriptional regulator, with protein sequence MAVYDTNGGSGRSDPREADDGMGTVSETADTADAESAGGTADGATGAATGLRERRRMATTTEISEAALALFEQRGMAATTIHDIAQAAGVSDRTCFRYFPSKEESVLTLHPVFDAPLDAWLAEVDRGSAPLPQLEAVYEQVLASLDGDLSAIAHQQLRVRRLMAAEPQLRSTAVSLDATRSWELAERITTAFGGRITAQEARLVTELAGVAVRAAFDEWADARTAGLDATLVASYAAVRRRLRDIAGTGAA encoded by the coding sequence GTGGCAGTCTATGACACGAACGGCGGATCCGGCAGGTCGGATCCGCGGGAGGCGGACGACGGCATGGGCACGGTGAGCGAGACGGCGGACACGGCGGACGCCGAGAGCGCGGGCGGCACGGCTGACGGCGCGACCGGCGCCGCGACCGGCCTCCGCGAGCGGCGGCGCATGGCGACGACCACCGAGATCAGCGAGGCGGCGCTCGCGCTCTTCGAGCAGCGCGGCATGGCGGCCACGACGATCCACGACATCGCGCAGGCCGCGGGCGTCTCCGACCGCACGTGCTTCCGCTACTTCCCGAGCAAGGAGGAGTCGGTCCTCACGCTGCACCCCGTCTTCGACGCGCCGCTCGACGCCTGGCTCGCCGAGGTCGACCGCGGATCCGCGCCGCTCCCCCAGCTCGAGGCCGTCTACGAGCAGGTGCTCGCGAGCCTCGACGGCGACCTCTCCGCCATCGCCCACCAGCAGCTGCGCGTGCGCCGGCTCATGGCCGCGGAGCCGCAGCTGCGGTCGACCGCGGTCTCCCTCGACGCGACGCGCTCGTGGGAGCTGGCCGAGCGGATCACGACGGCGTTCGGCGGCCGCATCACGGCGCAGGAGGCCCGCCTCGTGACGGAGCTCGCCGGCGTCGCCGTGCGCGCGGCCTTCGACGAGTGGGCGGATGCGCGCACGGCCGGCCTCGACGCGACCCTCGTCGCGTCCTATGCCGCGGTGCGCCGCCGGCTGCGCGACATCGCGGGCACGGGCGCGGCCTGA
- a CDS encoding carbohydrate ABC transporter permease, with amino-acid sequence MAVDTRDTRVADKIGLARRGVGVAGPGRPPSAPRKGRGKTPLGRAGKTLALFALPSLLLLVLLNVYPVVYSFLQSLQKGTPSTLPWQTPFVGFENYANVLTSESFRNATTFTIVFTVVGVFGSWIVGLALALLLRTRIPGNGFFKVLLLLPWIVPVVVSATSWNWLVATPQSPVPIILERLGFPDANFLGDPVLAQVVVCVFKVWISFPFMLMMMSSALASVDTNVYEAAKMDGASAWQAFRGVTLPIISRTTYISWVLMTIFCVNDFPTIFLLTQGGPVNATTSLIVLAYQQAFQNLQTGPATAVAFMMTAVLVIVSTLLYRQIKKADIE; translated from the coding sequence ATGGCCGTCGACACCCGCGACACCCGCGTCGCGGACAAGATCGGGCTGGCCCGCCGCGGCGTCGGCGTGGCCGGCCCCGGCCGGCCGCCGAGCGCGCCGCGGAAGGGCCGCGGGAAGACGCCGCTCGGCCGGGCGGGGAAGACGCTGGCGCTGTTCGCGCTGCCGTCCCTCCTCCTGCTCGTGCTGCTCAACGTCTACCCGGTCGTCTACTCGTTCCTGCAGTCCCTCCAGAAGGGCACGCCGTCGACGCTGCCGTGGCAGACGCCGTTCGTCGGGTTCGAGAACTACGCGAACGTGCTCACCTCGGAGTCGTTCCGCAACGCGACCACCTTCACGATCGTCTTCACGGTCGTGGGCGTGTTCGGGTCGTGGATCGTGGGGCTCGCGCTGGCGCTGCTGCTGCGCACCCGGATCCCCGGGAACGGGTTCTTCAAGGTGCTGCTGCTCCTGCCGTGGATCGTCCCCGTGGTCGTCTCGGCGACCTCGTGGAACTGGCTCGTGGCGACGCCGCAGAGCCCGGTGCCGATCATCCTGGAGAGGCTCGGGTTCCCGGACGCGAACTTCCTCGGGGATCCGGTGCTGGCGCAGGTCGTGGTCTGCGTATTCAAGGTGTGGATCAGCTTCCCGTTCATGCTGATGATGATGTCCTCGGCGCTCGCGTCGGTGGACACCAACGTCTACGAGGCGGCGAAGATGGACGGCGCGAGCGCCTGGCAGGCGTTCCGCGGCGTGACCCTCCCGATCATCTCCCGCACCACGTACATCAGCTGGGTGCTGATGACGATCTTCTGCGTCAACGACTTCCCGACGATCTTCCTGCTCACGCAGGGCGGTCCCGTGAACGCGACGACGTCGCTGATCGTGCTGGCGTACCAGCAGGCGTTCCAGAACCTGCAGACCGGCCCGGCGACCGCGGTGGCCTTCATGATGACGGCCGTGCTCGTCATCGTGTCGACGCTGCTGTACCGGCAGATCAAGAAGGCGGACATCGAATGA
- a CDS encoding glycoside hydrolase family 2 protein: protein MTDSTATTTATATPAIPKPEHPRPQSTRPDWLNLNGPWQFERDRGDSGLERGLLERDLAEEILVPFAPESTASGIGDVDFLTAVWYRRTVRIPAGWSGRRVLLHFGAVDHDATVWANGEEVARHRGGFTSFTADLGVRADEEELTIVVRARDTRDEPQARGKQATWFENTSCFYTRTTGIWQTVWLEPVPEAHIRSAHIEPQRADSSFTVTPELSHRTAGLSFEAVLADAAGEITRARIPAADLGTRVTLRIPEGRVRLWSPEDPHLYDITLRLVDGSGVDDRVVDEVASYGGLRSIAIDGRDVLLNGRRVFQRLVLDQGYWPDTLMTSPDDAALVRDIELSMAAGFNGARLHQKVFEERFLFHADRLGYLVWGEFGDWGAGGGLGKDAQQPTASFITQWIEAVTRDRSHPSIVGWCPLNETYQAIHDRITQLDDVTAGMYLATKAADPSRPVLDASGYSHRVRSSDVYDSHSYEQDPDAFRREQAGLAEGRPFVNELQGRAISVPYAGQPFFVSEYGGIWWNPDEIDRPQADASDPARAVSWGYGERVASVEEWHARFRGLTEVLLEDPLMFGYCFTQLTDTFQEQNGIYDFHRRPKFDIARIREVQEQRAAYEARDDEA from the coding sequence ATGACCGACAGCACCGCGACCACGACCGCGACCGCCACTCCCGCGATCCCCAAGCCCGAGCACCCGCGCCCGCAGTCCACGCGCCCCGACTGGCTGAACCTCAACGGCCCGTGGCAGTTCGAGCGCGACCGCGGCGACAGCGGCCTCGAGCGCGGGCTCCTCGAGCGGGATCTGGCGGAGGAGATCCTCGTGCCGTTCGCGCCGGAGTCCACCGCGTCGGGCATCGGCGACGTCGACTTCCTCACGGCGGTCTGGTACCGCCGCACCGTGCGGATCCCCGCGGGCTGGAGCGGCCGCCGCGTCCTCCTCCACTTCGGCGCCGTCGACCACGACGCCACCGTGTGGGCGAACGGCGAGGAGGTCGCCCGGCACCGCGGCGGCTTCACGTCGTTCACGGCGGATCTCGGCGTGCGGGCCGACGAGGAGGAGCTGACCATCGTGGTCCGCGCCCGCGACACCCGCGACGAGCCGCAGGCCCGCGGCAAGCAGGCGACCTGGTTCGAGAACACGTCCTGCTTCTACACGCGCACCACCGGGATCTGGCAGACGGTGTGGCTGGAGCCCGTGCCCGAGGCGCACATCCGCTCCGCGCACATCGAGCCGCAGCGCGCGGACTCGTCGTTCACCGTCACCCCCGAGCTCTCGCACCGGACGGCCGGCCTGTCGTTCGAGGCCGTGCTCGCGGACGCAGCCGGCGAGATCACCCGGGCGCGGATCCCCGCGGCCGACCTGGGCACGCGCGTCACCCTCCGCATCCCCGAGGGCCGCGTGCGCCTGTGGTCGCCCGAGGACCCGCACCTCTACGACATCACGCTGCGCCTGGTCGACGGGTCGGGCGTCGACGACCGCGTGGTCGACGAGGTCGCCTCGTACGGCGGCCTCCGCTCCATCGCGATCGACGGCCGCGACGTGCTCCTCAACGGCCGGCGCGTCTTCCAACGGCTCGTGCTCGACCAGGGCTACTGGCCGGACACCCTGATGACCTCGCCCGACGACGCCGCCCTCGTCCGCGACATCGAGCTGTCGATGGCCGCGGGCTTCAACGGCGCCCGCCTGCACCAGAAGGTGTTCGAGGAGCGCTTCCTCTTCCACGCCGACCGCCTCGGCTACCTCGTCTGGGGCGAGTTCGGCGACTGGGGCGCGGGCGGCGGCCTCGGCAAGGACGCGCAGCAGCCGACGGCGTCCTTCATCACCCAGTGGATCGAGGCGGTCACGCGCGACCGCTCGCACCCGTCGATCGTCGGCTGGTGCCCGCTGAACGAGACGTACCAGGCGATCCACGACCGCATCACGCAGCTCGACGACGTGACCGCCGGCATGTACCTCGCCACGAAGGCGGCGGATCCGAGCCGTCCCGTCCTCGACGCGTCCGGCTACTCGCACCGCGTGCGTTCCTCCGACGTCTACGACTCGCACTCCTACGAGCAGGACCCGGACGCGTTCCGCCGCGAGCAGGCCGGCCTCGCCGAAGGTCGCCCGTTCGTCAACGAGCTCCAGGGCCGCGCGATCTCCGTGCCCTACGCGGGCCAGCCGTTCTTCGTCTCCGAGTACGGCGGCATCTGGTGGAACCCCGACGAGATCGACCGCCCTCAGGCCGACGCCAGCGACCCGGCGCGCGCCGTCTCCTGGGGCTACGGCGAGCGCGTCGCGAGCGTCGAGGAGTGGCACGCCCGCTTCCGCGGCCTCACCGAGGTGCTGCTCGAGGATCCGCTCATGTTCGGCTACTGCTTCACGCAGCTGACCGACACCTTCCAGGAGCAGAACGGCATCTACGACTTCCACCGCCGCCCGAAGTTCGACATCGCGCGCATCCGCGAGGTGCAGGAGCAGCGGGCGGCGTACGAGGCGCGGGACGATGAGGCGTAG
- a CDS encoding alpha/beta fold hydrolase, whose translation MSETLRIGAETLAYDLDGDGPLVVLAHGMGDSRHSYRFLVPGLVAAGYRVANVDIRGCGESSTGWTGYSRADIAGDLVALVLHLGGPAVVVGQSISGGAATIAAADAPDVISGVVELAPFTRAQSADIGGLLRAKAHRAATVQLARVLLAGSLAGWMRYLDLAFPTKPADWAAESDRIRTTLERPERMAVLRAMAKTSPADAGARLADVRCPVLVIEGGADPDWADPRAEGGRIIADLPAGLGELAVIDGAGHYPHAETPDAVLALLLPFLGRTLAATTPGARA comes from the coding sequence ATGAGCGAGACCCTGAGGATCGGCGCGGAGACCCTCGCCTACGACCTGGACGGCGACGGCCCGCTCGTCGTGCTCGCCCACGGGATGGGCGACAGCCGCCACTCCTACCGCTTCCTCGTGCCGGGCCTCGTTGCCGCCGGCTACCGGGTGGCGAACGTCGACATCCGCGGCTGCGGGGAGTCCAGCACCGGCTGGACCGGCTACAGCCGCGCCGACATCGCGGGCGACCTCGTCGCGCTGGTGCTGCACCTCGGCGGCCCGGCCGTCGTCGTCGGCCAGTCGATCAGCGGCGGCGCGGCCACCATCGCGGCGGCCGACGCCCCCGACGTCATCTCCGGCGTCGTCGAGCTCGCTCCGTTCACCCGCGCGCAGTCGGCCGACATCGGCGGCCTCCTGCGCGCGAAGGCCCACCGGGCGGCGACCGTGCAGCTCGCCCGCGTCCTCCTCGCCGGGAGCCTCGCCGGCTGGATGCGGTACCTCGACCTCGCGTTCCCCACCAAGCCCGCCGACTGGGCTGCCGAGAGCGACCGCATCCGCACGACCCTCGAGCGACCGGAGCGCATGGCCGTGCTGCGGGCGATGGCGAAGACGAGCCCGGCGGACGCGGGCGCGCGGCTCGCCGACGTGCGGTGCCCGGTGCTCGTGATCGAGGGCGGCGCGGATCCCGACTGGGCCGACCCGCGGGCCGAGGGCGGGCGCATCATCGCGGACCTCCCCGCCGGGCTCGGCGAGCTCGCGGTGATCGACGGCGCCGGGCACTACCCGCACGCCGAGACGCCGGATGCGGTGCTGGCGCTGCTGCTGCCGTTCCTCGGCCGCACCCTCGCCGCGACGACCCCGGGCGCCCGTGCCTAG
- a CDS encoding TetR/AcrR family transcriptional regulator: MTESRSAAPRRRASSVTTENFPRAGADAGTAPGPGEPPGSTARGLYSTGVRRRAEIVAAAVRVFGVRGYGAATIKEIADEVGVSPAAVLRYFRKEELLTEVLRQWDRQQPFVSEAAPGLPALRAFVDLMRYHVEHRGFLELYLTFATETSDATHPAHEYMRGRYARTIAQIRRRLGEAVALGQVPPMDDATLDYEAACFLAILDGLEIQWIHNPTLDLPALVGEYVEQSIARWRGGTRAAVPPGSASWG; this comes from the coding sequence GTGACCGAGTCGAGGAGCGCCGCCCCGCGACGCCGCGCATCCTCGGTCACGACGGAAAACTTTCCGCGTGCTGGTGCGGATGCGGGCACGGCTCCGGGCCCGGGCGAGCCCCCCGGATCGACGGCTCGCGGCCTCTACTCCACGGGCGTCCGCCGGCGCGCGGAGATCGTCGCCGCAGCCGTCCGCGTGTTCGGTGTTCGCGGCTACGGTGCCGCCACCATCAAGGAGATCGCCGACGAGGTGGGCGTCTCGCCCGCGGCCGTGCTCCGCTACTTCCGCAAGGAGGAGCTGCTGACGGAGGTGCTGCGGCAGTGGGACCGGCAGCAGCCGTTCGTCTCCGAGGCCGCCCCGGGCCTGCCCGCGCTGCGCGCCTTCGTCGACCTGATGCGTTACCACGTGGAGCACCGCGGCTTCCTCGAGCTGTACCTGACCTTCGCGACCGAGACCAGCGACGCGACGCACCCGGCGCACGAGTACATGCGCGGCCGGTACGCGCGCACGATCGCGCAGATCCGCCGCCGCCTCGGCGAGGCGGTCGCGCTCGGGCAGGTGCCGCCGATGGACGACGCGACGCTCGACTACGAGGCCGCGTGCTTCCTCGCGATCCTCGACGGGCTCGAGATCCAGTGGATCCACAACCCGACGCTCGACCTGCCCGCCCTCGTCGGCGAGTACGTGGAGCAGTCGATCGCCCGGTGGCGCGGCGGGACGCGGGCCGCGGTCCCGCCCGGCTCGGCGAGCTGGGGCTGA
- a CDS encoding ABC transporter substrate-binding protein codes for MPQQSSSAFGNGLTRRSLLSAGVGAAAVGLLAACSGGGGGASGAAGDLKFWNMPWGAPAFLTEDKVISAAYKPASGFGKVSYQQVQWANFTQTFSTAVAANNGPAVSSGGGTTAFLFESQGKIAYADDLIETWKGNGIYDDFLPGLVDTLKTANGYAAVPYNLDMRMYWYRKDLLEKAGADVPTDWDSYEAACAALKKIGVYGYGTRSGAGAFTGFHQIVAHMINNGGGLFDADQNPDVVTEANIQAVEWVLGMVKNGYVDPRSATYTSDNAYQQMDAGTFGMFWDGAGATANVTPETAAQMVVGDPLVGPGGEKGALYFPNNIMMYKSTPSQENSEAFLTYYYQNMKSLWTKQTGIGLPPLKSIADEAYADDPNTLKILNDWQPISKTWGAPGSNTVFQNVTKVDGTQPTISFAQAVLGGTVTAKASLETLQKELEAGA; via the coding sequence ATGCCACAGCAGTCATCCAGCGCCTTCGGCAACGGCCTCACCCGACGATCCCTCCTGAGCGCGGGCGTCGGCGCCGCGGCGGTCGGTCTCCTCGCCGCCTGCAGCGGCGGCGGCGGAGGCGCGAGCGGCGCCGCCGGCGATCTCAAGTTCTGGAACATGCCCTGGGGAGCGCCCGCGTTCCTCACCGAGGACAAGGTGATCTCCGCCGCCTACAAGCCCGCGAGCGGGTTCGGCAAGGTCAGCTACCAGCAGGTCCAGTGGGCCAACTTCACGCAGACCTTCTCGACCGCGGTCGCCGCCAACAACGGCCCCGCCGTGAGCTCGGGCGGCGGGACGACGGCGTTCCTCTTCGAGTCGCAGGGCAAGATCGCCTACGCCGACGACCTCATCGAGACGTGGAAGGGCAACGGGATCTACGACGACTTCCTCCCCGGCCTCGTCGACACCCTGAAGACCGCCAACGGCTACGCGGCCGTCCCGTACAACCTCGACATGCGCATGTACTGGTACCGCAAGGACCTGCTCGAGAAGGCCGGCGCCGACGTGCCCACCGACTGGGACAGCTACGAGGCCGCGTGCGCCGCGCTCAAGAAGATCGGCGTCTACGGATACGGCACCCGCTCGGGCGCCGGCGCGTTCACCGGCTTCCACCAGATCGTCGCCCACATGATCAACAACGGCGGCGGCCTCTTCGACGCCGACCAGAACCCGGACGTCGTCACCGAGGCCAACATCCAGGCCGTCGAGTGGGTGCTCGGCATGGTGAAGAACGGCTACGTGGATCCCCGCAGCGCCACCTACACCTCCGACAACGCGTACCAGCAGATGGACGCCGGCACCTTCGGCATGTTCTGGGACGGCGCGGGGGCCACGGCCAACGTGACGCCCGAGACCGCGGCGCAGATGGTGGTGGGCGACCCGCTCGTGGGCCCCGGCGGCGAGAAGGGCGCGCTCTACTTCCCGAACAACATCATGATGTACAAGTCGACGCCCAGCCAGGAGAACAGCGAGGCGTTCCTCACGTACTACTACCAGAACATGAAGTCGCTCTGGACGAAGCAGACGGGCATCGGCCTGCCGCCGCTCAAGTCCATCGCCGACGAGGCCTACGCCGACGACCCGAACACCCTGAAGATCCTCAACGACTGGCAGCCCATCTCGAAGACCTGGGGTGCCCCGGGCTCGAACACGGTCTTCCAGAACGTGACCAAGGTCGACGGCACGCAGCCGACGATCTCGTTCGCGCAGGCGGTCCTCGGCGGCACGGTCACCGCGAAGGCGTCCCTCGAGACCCTGCAGAAGGAGCTGGAGGCCGGCGCGTGA
- a CDS encoding carbohydrate ABC transporter permease: MSQALAVGGATSATVGDVKRTSAKQREQKGQWWRFLLIAVITLVVITPILAVLFLSTQPGQNSTATGFTFENFERVLGGTDVMIWLGNSLIVALVTVLVSVVIAAPAGYVLSRSRSKLVSGYSLVLFVVQALPVVTAAIPLFITFSAMGLINTLQGVAIIYIGSTMSVAIWMMAAYIDSIPITLEEAAWMDGASVFSGFIHVVLRNSLPGILSTAIFSFLLAWNDYLIALLFLQDFTKYTLPIGLNTFFQQNAADWGSVMAVAVIMMLPPVLIFALLNKYFSVGGIGGSLAGR, encoded by the coding sequence ATGAGCCAGGCACTCGCCGTCGGCGGCGCCACATCGGCGACCGTCGGGGACGTCAAGCGGACCTCCGCGAAGCAGCGCGAGCAGAAGGGCCAGTGGTGGCGGTTCCTGCTCATCGCGGTCATCACGCTCGTGGTGATCACGCCCATCCTCGCGGTGCTGTTCCTCTCCACCCAGCCGGGGCAGAACTCGACGGCGACCGGATTCACGTTCGAGAACTTCGAGCGCGTGCTCGGCGGCACCGACGTGATGATCTGGCTCGGCAACAGCCTGATCGTCGCGCTCGTGACCGTGCTCGTCTCGGTCGTGATCGCGGCGCCGGCCGGGTACGTGCTCAGCCGCTCGCGGTCGAAGCTCGTCTCCGGGTACTCGCTCGTGCTGTTCGTGGTGCAGGCCCTGCCGGTGGTGACGGCGGCGATCCCGCTGTTCATCACGTTCTCGGCGATGGGCCTCATCAACACGCTGCAGGGCGTGGCGATCATCTACATCGGGTCGACCATGTCGGTCGCGATCTGGATGATGGCGGCCTACATCGACTCCATCCCGATCACCCTCGAGGAGGCGGCGTGGATGGACGGCGCGAGCGTGTTCAGCGGATTCATCCACGTGGTGCTGCGGAACTCCCTGCCGGGCATCCTGTCGACCGCGATCTTCTCGTTCCTGCTGGCCTGGAACGACTACCTGATCGCGCTCCTGTTCCTGCAGGACTTCACGAAGTACACCCTCCCCATCGGCCTCAACACGTTCTTCCAGCAGAACGCGGCCGACTGGGGCTCGGTGATGGCGGTCGCGGTCATCATGATGCTGCCGCCCGTGCTGATCTTCGCCCTGCTGAACAAGTACTTCAGCGTCGGCGGGATCGGCGGGTCGCTCGCCGGGAGGTGA
- a CDS encoding Gfo/Idh/MocA family protein, whose protein sequence is MGEEVFGVGLVGAGPVGQAIHLPTLARMADRFRVVHVMDVDADVAERVAARAGARHSTDADALIRDPAVDVVVIGSPNRFHAEQVVAACCAGKRAVLCEKPLAISAEEGRAIARASAEHGVPVIVGTMHAFDPAWIAAADAWDASGRAPHTVRISAVIPPNPDSEDSATEIVGRPAPRVAGEPDVEAQALAVTGGVLGLAIHDLPLARRLLPEERPRVISARALRPWGYEIVAMVGESVLEIHGIGGASWDPEWTLDAVARDRSLHLDFSLSYVHAGSSTATLTDTRGTTGWGPYPDNGYVGEWEHVHDVITGRAAPVPMGAQLADLDLATDIAEQSAAIIRSGGAVPAATTVDAPRTEVAA, encoded by the coding sequence GTGGGCGAAGAGGTGTTCGGTGTGGGCCTTGTCGGGGCCGGGCCGGTCGGGCAGGCCATCCACCTGCCGACCCTGGCGCGCATGGCGGACCGGTTCCGCGTCGTCCACGTGATGGACGTCGACGCGGACGTCGCGGAGCGGGTCGCCGCACGGGCCGGTGCCCGGCACTCGACCGACGCGGACGCGCTCATCCGGGACCCGGCCGTCGACGTCGTCGTCATCGGCAGCCCGAACCGCTTCCACGCCGAGCAGGTCGTCGCCGCGTGCTGCGCCGGCAAGCGCGCCGTGCTCTGCGAGAAGCCGCTCGCCATCTCCGCGGAGGAGGGCCGCGCCATCGCCCGCGCGTCCGCCGAGCACGGCGTCCCCGTGATCGTCGGCACCATGCACGCGTTCGACCCCGCCTGGATCGCCGCGGCCGACGCCTGGGACGCCTCCGGCCGCGCGCCGCACACCGTCCGCATCTCGGCCGTCATCCCGCCGAACCCCGACTCCGAGGACTCCGCCACCGAGATCGTCGGCCGCCCCGCACCGCGCGTGGCCGGTGAGCCGGACGTCGAGGCGCAGGCGCTCGCGGTCACCGGCGGCGTGCTCGGTCTCGCGATCCACGACCTGCCGCTCGCGCGCCGCCTGCTGCCCGAGGAGCGTCCGCGCGTGATCAGCGCGCGCGCCCTCCGGCCGTGGGGCTACGAGATCGTGGCGATGGTGGGCGAGAGCGTGCTCGAGATCCACGGCATCGGCGGCGCCTCGTGGGATCCCGAGTGGACGCTCGACGCCGTCGCGCGCGACCGCTCCCTCCACCTCGACTTCTCCCTCTCCTACGTGCACGCCGGATCCAGCACCGCCACGCTCACGGACACCCGCGGCACCACCGGCTGGGGCCCGTATCCGGACAACGGCTACGTCGGCGAGTGGGAGCATGTGCACGACGTGATCACGGGCCGGGCCGCGCCTGTTCCGATGGGGGCGCAGCTCGCCGACCTCGACCTCGCGACCGACATCGCGGAGCAGAGCGCCGCGATCATCCGCTCGGGCGGCGCCGTCCCCGCGGCGACGACCGTCGACGCACCCCGGACGGAGGTCGCGGCATGA
- a CDS encoding TetR/AcrR family transcriptional regulator gives MPRAGLDAATVTEAGAALADEIGLAGLSMGAVAERLGVKTPSLYKHVASLADLQHRIAVLATAEAGDAMRDATQGRSGEEALTGAAHALRDYVTGHPGRYAATVGARSTGAGDPLDPARERALDALSAVLHGYRLGEDDRIHALRMLRSVLHGFATLEVADDFQMATDMDVSFGWIVAFLDGGLRATAGGGRAS, from the coding sequence GTGCCTAGGGCCGGGCTCGACGCCGCGACGGTCACCGAGGCGGGCGCAGCGCTCGCCGACGAGATCGGCCTCGCGGGCCTCAGCATGGGCGCGGTCGCCGAGCGGCTGGGCGTCAAGACGCCGTCGCTCTACAAGCACGTCGCCTCCCTCGCCGACCTCCAGCATCGGATCGCCGTGCTCGCCACCGCCGAGGCGGGCGACGCGATGCGCGACGCCACGCAGGGGCGATCCGGCGAGGAGGCCCTGACCGGCGCCGCGCACGCGCTGCGCGACTACGTGACCGGGCATCCGGGGCGCTATGCCGCGACGGTCGGAGCGCGGTCGACGGGCGCCGGGGATCCGCTCGACCCGGCCCGCGAGCGCGCCCTCGACGCCCTGTCCGCCGTGCTGCACGGGTACCGGCTCGGCGAGGACGACCGGATCCACGCCCTCCGGATGCTGCGGAGCGTGCTGCACGGCTTCGCGACCCTGGAGGTGGCCGACGACTTCCAGATGGCGACCGACATGGACGTGAGCTTCGGATGGATCGTCGCGTTCCTCGACGGCGGCCTGCGGGCGACGGCCGGCGGCGGGCGCGCGTCGTGA
- a CDS encoding DHA2 family efflux MFS transporter permease subunit: protein MTTPPTADTRRDATSRDETLPAASRAASDRAVSPEDERLPHGAPLVIGLLVVAAFVVILNETIMSVALPSLMADLDITTATAQWLTTGFMLTMAVVIPATGFILQRFSTRQVFGAAMTLFSLGTLIAAIAPGFGILLVGRIVQASGTAIMMPLLFTTVLNLVPAARRGRLMGVISIVIAVAPAIGPTVSGLILSSLSWRWMFWIVLPIALVALTLGLWKITNLTTPRKLPFDILSVVLSTLAFGGLIFGLSSLGESAEGDAPLPLWIPITVGVLALAAFITRQISLQRQDRALMDLRTFRSRPFVVAIIMVSVSMMALFGSLIVLPLYLQNVLQLGTLETGLLLLPGGALMAILSPIVGRLFDRVGPRPLVIPGAIVVSIALWGMTTMLHEGTSIGWVIAVHLVLNAGLAFMFTPLLTSALGSLPPRLYSHGSATVSTMQQLAGAAGTALFVTVLTTTTVAGLADGQSEVTATAAGVQAAFMIGGFISLAAIVASFFVRRPAEPLPEGVAAH from the coding sequence ATGACCACGCCGCCCACCGCCGACACCCGGCGCGACGCCACCTCTCGCGACGAGACGCTGCCCGCCGCGTCCCGTGCCGCGTCCGATCGCGCCGTCTCCCCCGAGGACGAGCGCCTGCCGCACGGCGCCCCGCTCGTCATCGGCCTGCTCGTCGTCGCCGCCTTCGTCGTGATCCTCAACGAGACGATCATGAGCGTGGCGCTGCCGAGCCTCATGGCCGACCTCGACATCACCACCGCGACCGCGCAGTGGCTCACCACCGGCTTCATGCTGACGATGGCCGTCGTGATCCCCGCGACCGGCTTCATCCTGCAGCGCTTCTCCACCCGCCAGGTCTTCGGCGCCGCCATGACGCTGTTCTCGCTCGGCACGCTCATCGCCGCGATCGCGCCCGGCTTCGGGATCCTGCTCGTGGGCCGCATCGTGCAGGCGAGCGGCACGGCGATCATGATGCCGCTGCTGTTCACGACCGTCCTCAACCTGGTGCCCGCCGCGCGCCGCGGCCGCCTCATGGGCGTCATCTCCATCGTCATCGCGGTCGCCCCGGCGATCGGCCCGACGGTGTCCGGCCTCATCCTCAGCTCGCTGTCGTGGCGCTGGATGTTCTGGATCGTGCTGCCCATCGCGCTCGTGGCCCTCACGCTCGGCCTCTGGAAGATCACGAACCTCACCACCCCGCGGAAGCTGCCGTTCGACATCCTCTCCGTCGTGCTCTCCACGCTCGCGTTCGGCGGCCTGATCTTCGGCCTCTCGAGCCTGGGCGAGTCGGCCGAGGGCGACGCGCCGCTGCCGCTGTGGATCCCGATCACGGTCGGCGTGCTCGCGCTCGCCGCGTTCATCACCCGCCAGATCTCGCTGCAGCGCCAGGACCGCGCCCTGATGGACCTGCGCACCTTCCGCAGCCGCCCGTTCGTGGTCGCGATCATCATGGTGAGCGTCAGCATGATGGCGCTGTTCGGCAGCCTCATCGTCCTGCCGCTCTACCTGCAGAACGTGCTGCAGCTCGGCACGCTCGAGACCGGCCTGCTGCTGCTCCCCGGCGGCGCGCTGATGGCGATCCTGTCGCCCATCGTCGGCCGCCTGTTCGACCGCGTCGGGCCGCGCCCGCTCGTGATCCCCGGCGCCATCGTCGTGAGCATCGCCCTCTGGGGCATGACCACGATGCTGCACGAGGGCACGTCCATCGGCTGGGTCATCGCGGTGCACCTGGTGCTCAACGCCGGGCTCGCGTTCATGTTCACGCCGCTGCTCACCTCGGCCCTCGGATCCCTGCCGCCGCGCCTCTACTCGCACGGCAGCGCGACGGTATCCACGATGCAGCAGCTCGCGGGCGCCGCCGGCACCGCGCTGTTCGTCACGGTGCTCACCACCACGACGGTCGCGGGCCTCGCCGACGGTCAGTCGGAGGTCACGGCCACCGCGGCGGGCGTGCAGGCGGCCTTCATGATCGGCGGGTTCATCTCGCTCGCCGCCATCGTCGCGTCGTTCTTCGTGCGTCGCCCGGCGGAGCCGCTGCCGGAGGGCGTCGCGGCGCACTAG